TAATAAAATGGTAAATGAAGATAGCCCGTGGCAGCTTGATAATGAATGGGGGAAATCGATTTCTATTGCCAGAACCCTAATATCTAAAGGTTATGTTGAAGATGAACTATTCTCGAACAATTGGGAAATATCGAAGACTAAGCTCGCCAAGGGTCAAGCAGGGATGTATTTAGTTGGAAATTGGACAATTAGACAAGTCCTTGATGTTGGAGCTTCGCCAGAAGATATTGGATTCTTCCCATTTCCATATGATAATAGTGACTCTCATTATGCGCCGATCAATTCAGACTGGTTCATGGGGGTAAGTAAATATAGCAAGAATAAAGAGCTTGCAATGGCTTGGCTGAACTTTTTTGTGAAGGAGACTTCCTATAAAGATGATTGGGGATTTCTCCCTGCTGACGGCAGCTTAAACCCTTTTATGCCGCAGTATCAAGAGTTTTTATCTTACAAACCGAAGCTGCTTGATCCCACAGTTCAGAGTGATGCATTCATTGATATCGCAAATCGTGCCAAGCTATCCTTTTGGTCCGGTGATTATATTCAGGAGTTACTTGCTGCACCTGATTTACAGAAGGCTTTTGATGAACTGAATGCCAAATGGAAGGAAGCGCGAGCGGAAACACAGGTGGCTTCACAGCCTTAAATATATAAGTACATAAATTTCAAGTAAATCTGGAGGGTTTAATATGGCTAAAAAGGTCACCATGCAAAAAATAGCCGATCATCTCGGTGTATCTAAATTTGTTGTCTCTAAGTCACTATCGGGTAAAGCTGGCGTTAATGAGATGACCAGAGAACGAGTTATTCAAGCGGCTTCGCAGTTAGGCTATTTTACGCAAAAGAACGCTTTTGTCCAAGGTATTAAACGAACGCCTCCGGTGGCGGGAAGTGATCGGAATAAGCAATCTGTGCTTGTATTAATGCCGAATATCCGCTCACAGACTCAGGATTCCTTGTATTGGGGAAAGATTGTGGACGGTATTGCTCTTGCTCTGGATCAAGAAGGACTAGGAATGGTGATCATCTCTGAGAACCGTGCAGATAATTTTGTTAATATCTTGAACCCAAGCGGAATTCTTGGTTTGGTAGGTGTGGGTGAAATCTCCACTTCTTTACTGCTTGAGGTACATCGCATCGGTCTGCCGATGGTGTTGATTGACCATGAAGATCCATTAATTCCAAGTGATACTGTATTCGCGAACAATGTGGATTCGATGGCTCGGCTGACTAATCATTTGATGGGGACAGGCCATACCCAAATGCATTTTATCGGGAATATTGGATTCTCACGCAGCTTCCGTGACCGGTGGATTGGCTTTCGGAGTGCGCTGGAGGAGAGTGGGATAAGACTGCCTTTGGAAGACGACTCAAATCTCTTTTTGGAAGGGGTGGAGGAAGATGTATTCCAAGAGGATTTTAAAAATTGGGTGATGAAGCGGAAAAAAGCGAAGACACTCCCAACCGCCTTGGTCTGCGCCAATGACAAAACAGCACTCTCGGTCAGTGATATCCTGAAGGCAGAAGGTGTTAATATTCCAGGGGATATCTCGGTTACGGGCTTTGATAATATTGAGGATGCCTCAAGAGGTGTTCCGCCGCTAACTACTGTACATGTCCCTAAAGAGGCGATGGGCCGGGCGGCAGTGGAGAAGCTGCTAAGCCGGATTGGGCATCCCTCTGCGCCACTGGAGAAGATCCTGATCGCAGCAGACATAGTGCATCGTGATTCTGTGGATAAACCGCGCGACTAGAAATTAGTTTTACAAATATATAATGGTGAAGGTAGTTTAGGGGGAAATGCTATGACTGAAGCAAATACAATGCCAAAGATAGATGGCGAGCATATTATTCTGCGTGCTGTAGAAGCGACCGATCTGGAGGCTTATTATAACTTTTTACTTGATGAGGAGATGGGACGTCTAACGGGGTCACAAGGAGAAATCTCTCGCAAGCAAACTGCGGACTGGATTCGAAAAATTAGTGTTCCAGCTGAGGATCGTGTGGATCTTATGATTATCGTCAAGGAAACGGATGAGCTTATCGGAGAAGTGGTGCTGAATGAAATAGATCCGGATAACCGCAGCGCAAACATTCGAATTGGGATTCGTAGCCATGAACATAGAGGGAAAGGTTACGGTACTGAGGCTATGACTCAAATGCTGCAATATGGCTTTGAAAGCTTGAAGCTGCATCGCATCCATCTTGGTGTGTATCCATTTAATCCAAGAGCCATTCATGTCTATGAGAAGCTCGGTTTCAAACGCGATGGTGTGGAGCGGGATGCTCTTTATGTTGATGGAGAATTTCATAACTTGATTTTGATGTCTATGCTGGAGGATGAATACCGGGCTTTGTATGAGACAAAGTGAGATCGAAGGTGATCGGGAATGACGAGAGAGGCTAGGCTAGAGGTCTATTTACGCGAGCTAGAAGAAAAATTATTAAAGCCAGAAATTCGTTCTTCTCCTGAAGAAATATCAAAGCTGCTCGCCGACGATTTTTTTGAAATTGGTAGTTCGGGTGGAACGTGGTATAAAAGTGATGGTATTCCTGAAGAAGGACTAGGAATTGTTCGAATGACACTGAGTCATTTTGAGCTACATCTGGAGAATGGAAGATGTATTTCCATCAAGGTACACCTGCCCGTGTCTAGTAAGAAGAAAAAAAGCGTTCTCAGTAGAAACTTTAACTGAGGACGCTTTTTTTTCTGTATAAGTTTAAAAGCCAAACCCTACAGTGCCAAATTACGATCAATGAGAGCGATACGTTGCTGTACACAAGCATATGAGCGAAGCGGATCCTCAGGAGTGTTCAGCACGTAATCTAACATTTGGTCAACGGTAGTTGTAGCTACATGGATGCGAGTATCGGAGGAAGCGTAGTAAATGTAGATCTCACCGTTATCACGTGCAATCACACCATTACAGAACACGACGTTAGAGACATCCCCGACACGTTCTTCACCGTCTGGTGCGATGAAATGACCGCCTGGTGAATGCGTGACTTTGTTTGGCTCCTCCAAATCAGATAAAAAGGCATAGAGCACGTATCTAAGCCCAGCAGCGGTATTGCGTACACCATGAGCAATATGCAGCCAGCCTTTTGCAGTTTTGATAGGTGCAGGACCTTGACCATTCTTTACTTCCTTGATGGTATGGTAGTGGCGTTCATCCATGATAGTCTCGCTCGTAATCTCGGCATCCTCAATGGTATCCGAGAGTCCCCAGCCAATACCGCCACCGGAGCCTGCATCAATAAAGCCATCCTGTGGGCGAGTGTAGAAGGCATATTTTCCATCTACGAATTCAGGGTGAAGCACCACATTACGCTGCTGAGCAGAACTCGTCTTAAGATCAGCCAGACGTTCCCAGGTCTTCAAATCCTTTGTGCGAACAATACCACATTGTGCTACTGCGCTGGAAAGATCGCCGTGTGGGGCGTTTGGATCTTTGCGTTCTGTACAAAAGAGACCGTAGATCCAGCCATCTTCATGGCTTACGAGGCGCATGTCGTAGACGTTGATATCCGGAACTTCTGTCTCAGGCAGCACGACTGGGTGATCCCAGAAGCGGAAGCCATCCACCCCATTGTCACTTTCAGCTACAGCAAAAAAAGATTTGCGATCATTACCTTCAACGCGGGCTACGAGATAGAACTTGCCGTTCAGTTCAATCGCACCAGGGTTGAATACACCGTTTACACCGATTCTTTCCGCGAAGAAAGGGTTGGTGTCTGGGTTGAAGTCGTAACGCCAGATTAGGGGAGCATGCTCAGCGGTAAGCAGTGGATAAGCATAGCGGTCATAAATACCGTTTCCATAAGGAAGCTTTTCATTTTTACGGGTGATCAGTGTTTCATAACGATCTGTTAATTGTTGTTTGCGTTCTTGAAATAATGACATTATACAGTCTCCTTTATAGTTGATTTCAGTCGTGCGATCATTTCGAAGCAGGCTCTGCTGTTATGATAAGGACATTTCCAGGCACTAACCTTTGGAGCATGAGCTAAAGGCTGGTAATTCTCATCTACACTCCAGTACCATTCGCCTAACTGGTGATCTACCATATATTTATCAATAAAAGTCCAGGAGGCTTGGGCAGCCTCGTTAAATTTGCTGTCACCGGTCAGCTGATAAGCATTATAGAATCCTACAACCGCCTCGGCTTGCGGCCACCAATCTTTCTCTTTGCTCAGTAATCCGTTCGTGTCTGCTTCATTCCATATTCCGCCGTCGTTATCTATGCCTTCCGCAAGAACGGCCTCTGCCATGGAGATGGCTACTGTATGTACACGATGCAGTAGTTCTTCATGTCCAAGCGTTTCTGCTGCTTCCACAAGTAACCAGCTACCTTCGATATCATGTCCGTAGGAGATAATATCTGATTTCACAGTCCATGCTTCATCTAAGAAAAGATGGAAATGCTTGCCTTCCTTATCAATGATATGATCCAGCATTGTTTCGATTAGCTCAGCCAGCTTGCTCTCTAGTTCCTTAGACTTCCATACTCGAAAAAGTCCGGTATAAGCCTCTAACACATGCAGATGCGTATTCATAGATTTTTTCTCATTCATATCCTTACTGCTAAGACTTAGGTTATCCGTGATTTGCCATTCCCGGGATAAAGCTTCAACATAACCTTTATATATAGAATCATAGCCGTATTTCTCTACAAGCTGGAACAATTGAATCGCTTCATCCAATACCTCAGATCGTTCGGTTGCATGGTAGAACTCAGCCAATGCGTAGATAGCAAAAGCTTGGCCGTAGATCTGTTTTTTCTCCTGAGCAGGTTTGCCTTCAGCATCGACCATCCAGTATAAACCGCCATACTCTTTATCGATGAAGTGATCCATCAGATAGGCATAGGCACGTTCTGCCATAGCCAGATATTCTGTCTTGCCGTAAATCCGGTAAGCGCTCGCAAAGGACCATAGAATACGGGCATTAAGCACAAGGCTTTTCTCCGCGTCAGGACTAGTGTTCAGCTGATTGTCAATCTCGCCAACAAATCCCCCATTAATTTTGTCCTTCGTTTGTTTCATCCAAAAACTGAGGATATTACCCTGCAGCTCATCTTCAAGCTGGGTAATCCATAATTCTGGTGAATTAATCATTGGTTATTAGTCACTCCTCACATTACTTATTGATTTTTGAGGTGAAATATTCGTTGATAATCCCTGCGGCTTGCTTGCCATACATACAATAATCATCATTCTGAGCAGCTTCATGAATGGGATAAAGATGAGTAGGCCAGTCCCAGAGCATAAAGCCCTGAACCCAATCTCTGCGCTCACAGCCTTGAAACATTGCCCGATAGAACTTGCTTTGTTCCTCTTGGCTCGGTTCACCCTTTAAGGTCCAGTCATTAGGAATAGCGGCGCTTCCGCTCCGGCTTGGGCAACCGGCTTCCATGAAAAAGAAAGGCTTATTCTGTGATCGCACTACATTCTCAATCCGGTCGAGCTGAGCTTCCCAATCGTTAGCTGGATAATACCCACTTGAAGAAATCACATCGAGCGCATCCCACCAGGTTACGTTGTCCTCCTGATACTTGTCGCAATTGTAAGTAAGAATTCCTGAGTAAACCTTCCGAACCTCAGCAATAAGTGTGCGCCATTCAGTTTCCCGCCTATCCGTTTGTACAAGCTCACAGCCGATACATAACATCTCACAGCCTGTTTCCTCAGCGATGGAGGCATAGTGCAGAATGAATTTGGTATATGAGCTGAACCACTCAGACCATTTAGGCTCGCAAGGAACATCCTTATCGAAAAAGTTAATGTGAGCACGCCAAGTTCCGTCAGCACAATTAACAATCGGCTTCAGGCATACCTTTAACTGTAATGATTTCGCTTTACTGATGGCCGATTTCACTTCTTCATCACTAACGGTTGGAGTTTCCCAATAGGGAATTTCCGTTGAATGAGCGGTAGCTTGAAGCGCACTAAGAGCAATAGCTGTCCAGTTCGCTCCAGTAACTGAAGACATGAGTTCCATCGAACGTTCCGCTTCTTCTGTTTTCCATGAACCACGAGTACCCGAGAAACCCCAGGTTACACCTGCAATGTATTCGTTGTTAAATCGCATTGGAAATCCCCACCTTACATTGAAAATAGAAAAGAGAAAAATTAGCAAATCTTAATTTTGTTATATAGTTATTATTAATTTGTTAGTTTATAATAACAACTTAATTTAGTTATATACTTTTTCGAAGATGATTTCAAGGACAATTTATAGTTGCGGCTGGGAAATTTGAATAACTTTCGTTATAGTAAATACAAGACTATAAATGAGCGCAATCCTACATTGACGTAATAGATGGGGAGAATACTATTCGTGATGATAGCGCAATCATAATAACTGGCCGATACAACTGGAGGGAAGTACTCAAATGATAAATATTATGATTGCGGACGACGAGGAAGTCATTCGCAGAGGGCTTGAAAAAATCACATCCAGGATGGAATTAGACGTACATGTAATTGGATCCTACGGAAACGGGTTGGAAGCTTGGGAGCATATTGAAAAGTTATCCCGAGAGGATATGGATCTGCTTATTACAGATATAAAAATGCCTAGAATGGATGGTTTTAAGCTAATTGAACAGGTTAGAGGACAGATGGAGGATATGCCTATTGCCGTTCTTAGTGGATTCAGTGAATTTGAATATGCCCGCCGAGCAATCCGTCATGGGGTGATGGATTATTTACTAAAACCGATTGATAAGACTCAGCTATATGAACTCCTCAAGAGAGTAGAGGGTGCGAAGAAAAAGAACGTCAAAGACCAGGAGGAGATGTTCTCTCAAGCGGCAGACGGTGGAGAGCATTACGTAGTTGAACAGACTAAGAGCATACTGGAGAGGGAGTATGATCAGAACTTCGAACTCGAGCGCTTGGCGGAGACCGTCGGTATGAATGCGAGCTACCTCAGCCGTTTGTTCAAAATAAAGACGGGCCTAACTATAACCGATTATCTAATTCGGATTCGTATTACTAAGGCGAAAGAATTGCTGATGGAGCATCCTGACCTGAAAAATTATGAAATTGCCGATAAAGTAGGTTATAGTGATCCTGTTTATTTTAATAAATTGTTCAAGAAAATGTGTGGTATGACACCAAAGGATTATAAAAGCGGCTGTAAAATATCGAAAATGGAACGAGAGTTTTAGACTTATATAGGAAGCTATTATTTAAGAGGGCGATAAGCTCTCTTTTTTTGTGGTTATTTTCGATAAATTATATAACAGAATATAAATAACAAAAACAAAAATAACAAATACAAGACCAGAAAAAGCAATTCAAACCATCGTTTTGCGTTAAAAATAGATTTATAATGAGTTTGTAAGCGATATCATCACTTGTTTTCATGAGTAATTCAATAATTGTGGAATTGATAAATACTCATTTCAACTATTTGTGATGATAAAAGTTATTATTTTGTTATCTACTAAAAATTAGATTTGAAACGAAGAGAGGGGTCGTAAAAGCATGAAAAAAGGCAAAACAATAGTGAGCTTAATGGCACTGACACTTGTTGCGGGATTGTTTAGCGGTTGTTCCTCAAACAACAACTCCAACAATGAGGGTGCAAAGAACACAGGGAATAAGGGGACATCCACAGAGGCTTCTTCAGCTCCAGCTGAGGATACGGCAGCCAAAGATATTAAAGGGGATATTACAGTAATTACTCAAAGAACGGATATTGTTGATACCGTATTCAAAGAGTATGCGGCTAAGTTCAATGAAAAATATCCTGATGTAAAAGTAAACTTTGAGGCGCTTGCAACTTACGAAGATCAAATTAAAATCCGGATGAGTACTAGTGACTACGGCGATGTTCTTTTGTTACCTACAAGTATAGCAATTAAAGATATTCCCGATTTCTTTGAACCACTGGGTAAACTCGAAGATATGAGCAAGCAGTATACAGGTGTGGAAGAGCGTGCAGTAGACGGCGTTGCCTACGGAATTCCAATGACAATCAACTTTAATGGTGTGATTTACAATAAACAGGTCTTCAAAGACGCTGGGATTACAGAGGTTCCAAGAACCCCTGAACAATTCTTGACGGCTCTTCAATCGATTAAAGATAAGACAAAAGCAGTGCCTTTGTACACAAACTACGCAGCGGGCTGGACATTAACGCAATGGGAAGCGGATCTGGCTACGGTTGCCGGCAATCGTGACTATGTCAATATCGGTCAAGTTGCTAGCGACGATAACTATGTTCCAGGTCAACCTCACTATGAGCTGTACAAAATTCTATATGATGCAGCACAAAAAGGTTTGATTGAAGAAGACCCAACGACTTCAGATTGGGAATCTTCCAAAGCAGATCTAGCAAACGGAAAAATCGGTACTATGGTTCTTGGATCTTGGGCGATTGGTCAAATTAAAGGCCTTGCTGCTAACCCAGATGACGTTGGCTTTATGCCATTCCCTACGAATGCAGAAAAAGTGCTTGTACCACTTGCAGGTGACTACAATCTGGGTGTTAGCATTCACAGTAAAAACAAAGAAGCGGCTAGAGCTTGGGTGGATTGGTTCATTAACGAATCTGGCTACCCTACCACCGAAGGTGGTGGTATGAGTCCGGCTATCGGTGCTGAGCTTCCCGAAATTTTGAAACAATATGAAGGCACTGAAGTAACATTTGACACACTTGCAGCTGCTAAAGCTGGTGAAGAAGGCTGGTCCGATGAAATCGACAAGCAAGCTGAAATTGGTGCTTGGCAGCCAGACTTCAAGAAACGCATTATTGAAGCAGCGATCGGTAACAGAAAAGAATCCTATGACGATATCATGAAGGATCTTAACGATAAGTGGAAAGCTGCCCGCGCAAAAGTCACAGCACAGTAAAAACTATAAGTATTCTAAATGCTATAGGCTGTAGTGAATGTCGGAGGGGATATGCTAATGGGCATTTCCCCCTTCACATTTAATTAAGTCTTTACTAAATGAGGAAGCTTTCTTCTGGAGGTGTATCGGGTGTTCAAGTTTTCAAATTTGAGTTATAGAAATCAACGGATCGCGATAATATTCTTGTTCTCCTTAGTACCGATCGTATTACTGCTCACCTTTGCTTATTATCCAGTTATAAATATGTTTCGGTATAGCTTCACAAGCTGGAATGGACTAAGCAAAAATATGGAGTATATCGGGTTTGAGAACTACAAGACCATTTTTACGAATCCCGAATATTTTTCTGTTTTTAAAGTCAGTTTGTATTATTTCTTTACCACCTTTATTCAGATGGGGCTTGCCTTATATTTCGCAACGATTCTAAGCTTTAGTGTTCGTATGAAAAATCTGTTCAAAGGGATTTTGTTCTTTCCAACCTTGCTAAACGGTGTGGCGATCGGATTTATCTTCCTTTTCTTTTTCAAACCGGAAGGAACTCTGGATACGATTCTAAGCTTGATCGGACTTAGCGGTTTACAGCAAAAATGGCTTCTCAATCCGAATTTGATAAACTTCTCGCTTGCCGGCGCATCACTTTGGAGATATATGGGGATGAACTTCCTGATCTTCCTAGGCGCTATTTCATCGATCGGTAAGGATGTTTATGAGGCCGCTGATATTGACGGTGCAAATAGGTGGCATCAATTTATTCATATTATTATGCCAAGTATCAAACGAATTCTGCAACTGAATCTAATCCTCGCTATTAGTGGTGCGATTGGTGTATTTGAAATTCCGTATGTCATGACAGGCGGCTCTAACGGAAGTAGCACATTTGTTATTCAGACGGTAGATGTGGCTTTCAAATACAGCAAAGTTGGATTAGCGTCAGCGATGGCCGTAGTATTGCTTGGAATTGTATTATTAGTTACTATTCTGCAGCGCGTTCTGATCAAGGAGGAGAAATAAACTATGCATTCAGCAAAATATACCACTGCTAGTATATTCAAATATCTCACCTTGATTTTGGGAGCACTTGCAGCGTTGATACCTATCGTTGTCGTATTTTTCGCTTCGTTAAAAACAGGAACAGAGTATTCTTCAACCGGGCCGCTAACTATGCCTGAAAATTGGTTGAACTTCTCCAACTACACAAAGGCTTTTGTAGACGGGAAAATGCTTCTAGGCTTTAAGAACACAGTCATTATCGTTGTGATTTCTATTGCGGGTGCAACGTTAACGGGTTCGATGATGGCTTACATTTTATCTCGTTTCAAATTTAAAGGCAGTAAAGTCCTCATCAGTATGTTTCTGATTGCTACCCTGATTCCGGGTGTTACTACGCAAGTGGCGACTTTCCAAATCATCAATCACTTGGGCTTGTTTAATACCAGATGGGCACCTATCGTAATGTACCTCGGTACGGATATTATCGCTGTATATATTTTTATGCAGTTCCTGGATTCGATCTCCGAATCACTGGATGAATCCGCGATGCTGGACGGAGCTTCTTATTGGACGATTTATTGGAGAATTATTTTGCCATTGCTGAAGCCGGCGATTGTGACAGTAATTATTGTGAAGGGCGTAAATATTTATAACGATTTTTACACGCCTTTCCTATATATGCCGAAAACAGATCTCCAAACGATCTCGACAGCACTCTTTAAGTTTAAAGGTCCATATGGATCACAGTGGGAAGTCATATGTGCGGCGATTATGATCGCAATTATTCCGACATTGGTTGTGTTTACCGCGTTGCAAAAGTATATCTACAATGGATTTTCGCAAGGTTCAGTAAAGTGAGTTAGTAGATTTAATAACTTTATTAGATAAAATAGCAACTCGATAGGTTGCATACATTTGGAGGGAATACTAATGAGTGAAGTGAAATTGGTAGGAGCTAGTGCAATTAACATCCCTAATATGCCTTGGCAGGATAAGCCTGCTGGCTACGAGAATCCGATTTGGAGACATAATGATAACCCGGTTATCAAGAGAAATCCTGCAAAAGGTGTGGCGCGTATTTTTAATAGTGCGGTTGCTGCGTATGAAGGTAGCTTTATCGGAGTATTTCGTGTAGAAGATAACACAACTCGCCCACATCTGCGTATGGGACATAGTGTTGACGGTCTGGATTGGAAGATTGATGATGAGCCGATCCAATTTATAGATGAAGAAGGTAAACCTTATCAGCCGC
This Paenibacillus sp. FSL R5-0345 DNA region includes the following protein-coding sequences:
- a CDS encoding ABC transporter substrate-binding protein translates to MKKGKTIVSLMALTLVAGLFSGCSSNNNSNNEGAKNTGNKGTSTEASSAPAEDTAAKDIKGDITVITQRTDIVDTVFKEYAAKFNEKYPDVKVNFEALATYEDQIKIRMSTSDYGDVLLLPTSIAIKDIPDFFEPLGKLEDMSKQYTGVEERAVDGVAYGIPMTINFNGVIYNKQVFKDAGITEVPRTPEQFLTALQSIKDKTKAVPLYTNYAAGWTLTQWEADLATVAGNRDYVNIGQVASDDNYVPGQPHYELYKILYDAAQKGLIEEDPTTSDWESSKADLANGKIGTMVLGSWAIGQIKGLAANPDDVGFMPFPTNAEKVLVPLAGDYNLGVSIHSKNKEAARAWVDWFINESGYPTTEGGGMSPAIGAELPEILKQYEGTEVTFDTLAAAKAGEEGWSDEIDKQAEIGAWQPDFKKRIIEAAIGNRKESYDDIMKDLNDKWKAARAKVTAQ
- a CDS encoding AGE family epimerase/isomerase, with protein sequence MINSPELWITQLEDELQGNILSFWMKQTKDKINGGFVGEIDNQLNTSPDAEKSLVLNARILWSFASAYRIYGKTEYLAMAERAYAYLMDHFIDKEYGGLYWMVDAEGKPAQEKKQIYGQAFAIYALAEFYHATERSEVLDEAIQLFQLVEKYGYDSIYKGYVEALSREWQITDNLSLSSKDMNEKKSMNTHLHVLEAYTGLFRVWKSKELESKLAELIETMLDHIIDKEGKHFHLFLDEAWTVKSDIISYGHDIEGSWLLVEAAETLGHEELLHRVHTVAISMAEAVLAEGIDNDGGIWNEADTNGLLSKEKDWWPQAEAVVGFYNAYQLTGDSKFNEAAQASWTFIDKYMVDHQLGEWYWSVDENYQPLAHAPKVSAWKCPYHNSRACFEMIARLKSTIKETV
- a CDS encoding carbohydrate ABC transporter permease, giving the protein MFKFSNLSYRNQRIAIIFLFSLVPIVLLLTFAYYPVINMFRYSFTSWNGLSKNMEYIGFENYKTIFTNPEYFSVFKVSLYYFFTTFIQMGLALYFATILSFSVRMKNLFKGILFFPTLLNGVAIGFIFLFFFKPEGTLDTILSLIGLSGLQQKWLLNPNLINFSLAGASLWRYMGMNFLIFLGAISSIGKDVYEAADIDGANRWHQFIHIIMPSIKRILQLNLILAISGAIGVFEIPYVMTGGSNGSSTFVIQTVDVAFKYSKVGLASAMAVVLLGIVLLVTILQRVLIKEEK
- a CDS encoding nuclear transport factor 2 family protein, whose amino-acid sequence is MTREARLEVYLRELEEKLLKPEIRSSPEEISKLLADDFFEIGSSGGTWYKSDGIPEEGLGIVRMTLSHFELHLENGRCISIKVHLPVSSKKKKSVLSRNFN
- a CDS encoding GNAT family N-acetyltransferase, which codes for MTEANTMPKIDGEHIILRAVEATDLEAYYNFLLDEEMGRLTGSQGEISRKQTADWIRKISVPAEDRVDLMIIVKETDELIGEVVLNEIDPDNRSANIRIGIRSHEHRGKGYGTEAMTQMLQYGFESLKLHRIHLGVYPFNPRAIHVYEKLGFKRDGVERDALYVDGEFHNLILMSMLEDEYRALYETK
- a CDS encoding response regulator transcription factor — its product is MINIMIADDEEVIRRGLEKITSRMELDVHVIGSYGNGLEAWEHIEKLSREDMDLLITDIKMPRMDGFKLIEQVRGQMEDMPIAVLSGFSEFEYARRAIRHGVMDYLLKPIDKTQLYELLKRVEGAKKKNVKDQEEMFSQAADGGEHYVVEQTKSILEREYDQNFELERLAETVGMNASYLSRLFKIKTGLTITDYLIRIRITKAKELLMEHPDLKNYEIADKVGYSDPVYFNKLFKKMCGMTPKDYKSGCKISKMEREF
- a CDS encoding glycoside hydrolase family 130 protein, coding for MSLFQERKQQLTDRYETLITRKNEKLPYGNGIYDRYAYPLLTAEHAPLIWRYDFNPDTNPFFAERIGVNGVFNPGAIELNGKFYLVARVEGNDRKSFFAVAESDNGVDGFRFWDHPVVLPETEVPDINVYDMRLVSHEDGWIYGLFCTERKDPNAPHGDLSSAVAQCGIVRTKDLKTWERLADLKTSSAQQRNVVLHPEFVDGKYAFYTRPQDGFIDAGSGGGIGWGLSDTIEDAEITSETIMDERHYHTIKEVKNGQGPAPIKTAKGWLHIAHGVRNTAAGLRYVLYAFLSDLEEPNKVTHSPGGHFIAPDGEERVGDVSNVVFCNGVIARDNGEIYIYYASSDTRIHVATTTVDQMLDYVLNTPEDPLRSYACVQQRIALIDRNLAL
- a CDS encoding glycoside hydrolase family 113 gives rise to the protein MRFNNEYIAGVTWGFSGTRGSWKTEEAERSMELMSSVTGANWTAIALSALQATAHSTEIPYWETPTVSDEEVKSAISKAKSLQLKVCLKPIVNCADGTWRAHINFFDKDVPCEPKWSEWFSSYTKFILHYASIAEETGCEMLCIGCELVQTDRRETEWRTLIAEVRKVYSGILTYNCDKYQEDNVTWWDALDVISSSGYYPANDWEAQLDRIENVVRSQNKPFFFMEAGCPSRSGSAAIPNDWTLKGEPSQEEQSKFYRAMFQGCERRDWVQGFMLWDWPTHLYPIHEAAQNDDYCMYGKQAAGIINEYFTSKINK
- a CDS encoding LacI family DNA-binding transcriptional regulator codes for the protein MAKKVTMQKIADHLGVSKFVVSKSLSGKAGVNEMTRERVIQAASQLGYFTQKNAFVQGIKRTPPVAGSDRNKQSVLVLMPNIRSQTQDSLYWGKIVDGIALALDQEGLGMVIISENRADNFVNILNPSGILGLVGVGEISTSLLLEVHRIGLPMVLIDHEDPLIPSDTVFANNVDSMARLTNHLMGTGHTQMHFIGNIGFSRSFRDRWIGFRSALEESGIRLPLEDDSNLFLEGVEEDVFQEDFKNWVMKRKKAKTLPTALVCANDKTALSVSDILKAEGVNIPGDISVTGFDNIEDASRGVPPLTTVHVPKEAMGRAAVEKLLSRIGHPSAPLEKILIAADIVHRDSVDKPRD
- a CDS encoding carbohydrate ABC transporter permease, whose translation is MHSAKYTTASIFKYLTLILGALAALIPIVVVFFASLKTGTEYSSTGPLTMPENWLNFSNYTKAFVDGKMLLGFKNTVIIVVISIAGATLTGSMMAYILSRFKFKGSKVLISMFLIATLIPGVTTQVATFQIINHLGLFNTRWAPIVMYLGTDIIAVYIFMQFLDSISESLDESAMLDGASYWTIYWRIILPLLKPAIVTVIIVKGVNIYNDFYTPFLYMPKTDLQTISTALFKFKGPYGSQWEVICAAIMIAIIPTLVVFTALQKYIYNGFSQGSVK